A region from the Saccharomonospora azurea NA-128 genome encodes:
- a CDS encoding sugar ABC transporter ATP-binding protein, whose amino-acid sequence MTVTGLTEGAPVVQMRGITKQFLGNTVLRGVDLDLYPGEVHALVGENGAGKSTLMKILAGVQPADEGTVELDGNPVTFASPRQAQASGISIVHQELNLLGDRTVAENVFLGSEPVRRGIVDRRRMEADTAALLDDLGAVGISPRDPVRLLSVAQRQVVEIVKALSSDVRVLAMDEPTAALADNEVELLYGLVRRLCDRGIAILYVSHRLVEVFDLSHRITVLKDGALVTSQPRSELTSDELVRHMVGRSLEALFPERATEDEVGDIRLRLSGCGNERLSDIDLSVRAGEIVGLAGLQGAGRSAVARAVCGVEPFRIGTLEVDGEAVRVSSPRKAVRLGIAHVTEDRKGEGLALRQSVRDNALLVRRAAFARKSRGRPIAELLTSVAVVARSPDQEVRFLSGGNQQKVVLAKWLAVEPRVLIVDEPTRGIDVGAKQAVYELLRGLARDGVAILMISSELPELIGMSDRVLVMHDGRIAGELPAGPTEEAVMRLATGHAVETKEAV is encoded by the coding sequence ATGACTGTGACTGGCCTCACCGAGGGCGCGCCGGTTGTCCAGATGCGTGGGATCACCAAGCAATTCCTGGGCAACACGGTGCTCCGTGGTGTGGACCTCGACCTGTACCCGGGCGAGGTGCACGCGCTGGTGGGCGAGAACGGCGCGGGCAAGTCCACGCTGATGAAGATCCTGGCCGGCGTCCAGCCCGCCGACGAGGGAACCGTCGAGCTCGACGGCAACCCCGTGACGTTCGCCTCGCCTCGGCAGGCGCAGGCCTCCGGCATCTCGATCGTCCACCAGGAACTGAACCTGCTCGGGGACCGCACGGTGGCCGAGAACGTCTTCCTGGGCTCGGAACCCGTCCGCCGCGGGATCGTCGACCGGCGCCGGATGGAGGCGGACACCGCCGCGTTGCTGGACGACCTCGGTGCTGTGGGGATCTCGCCGCGGGACCCCGTCCGGTTGCTGTCCGTGGCCCAGCGTCAGGTCGTGGAGATCGTGAAGGCGCTGTCGAGCGACGTGCGCGTGCTCGCGATGGACGAGCCCACGGCGGCGTTGGCCGACAACGAGGTCGAGCTGCTGTACGGGCTCGTGCGGCGGCTGTGCGACCGCGGCATCGCGATCCTCTATGTGTCGCACCGGCTGGTGGAGGTCTTCGACCTCAGCCACCGCATCACCGTGCTCAAGGACGGCGCGCTGGTGACCTCGCAGCCGAGGAGCGAGTTGACCAGTGACGAGCTCGTGCGGCACATGGTCGGTCGTTCGCTGGAGGCCCTCTTCCCGGAGCGTGCCACCGAGGACGAGGTCGGCGACATCCGCCTGCGCCTCTCGGGCTGTGGCAACGAGCGGCTGTCCGACATCGACCTGAGTGTGCGGGCCGGCGAGATCGTCGGCTTGGCGGGTCTGCAGGGCGCGGGACGGTCGGCGGTGGCCCGGGCGGTGTGCGGCGTCGAGCCGTTCCGCATCGGCACGCTCGAGGTGGACGGTGAGGCCGTGCGGGTTTCCTCACCGCGCAAGGCAGTCCGGCTCGGCATCGCGCACGTGACCGAGGACCGCAAGGGCGAGGGGCTGGCGCTGCGGCAGTCGGTGCGTGACAACGCGCTGCTGGTGCGCCGGGCGGCGTTCGCCCGCAAGTCGAGGGGACGGCCGATCGCGGAGCTGTTGACGTCGGTGGCGGTCGTCGCGCGTTCGCCCGACCAGGAGGTGCGGTTTTTGTCCGGCGGGAACCAGCAGAAGGTCGTGCTCGCGAAGTGGTTGGCGGTCGAGCCGCGTGTGCTCATCGTCGACGAGCCGACGCGCGGCATCGACGTCGGGGCGAAGCAGGCCGTGTACGAGCTGCTCCGCGGCCTCGCCCGGGACGGCGTCGCGATTCTCATGATCTCGTCCGAGCTGCCCGAGTTGATCGGCATGAGTGACCGGGTGCTTGTGATGCACGACGGGCGGATCGCGGGCGAACTGCCCGCGGGTCCGACGGAGGAGGCGGTGATGAGGCTGGCTACGGGCCACGCTGTGGAGACCAAGGAGGCCGTGTGA